In a single window of the Pseudomonas entomophila genome:
- the phoU gene encoding phosphate signaling complex protein PhoU: MINKESLTHHISQQFNAELEEVRSHLLAMGGLVEKQVNDAVTALIEADSGLAQQVREVDEQINQMERNIDEECVRILARRQPAASDLRLIISISKSVIDLERIGDESTKIARRAIQLCEEGESPRGYVEVRHIGDQVRNMVRDALDAFARFDADLALSVAQYDKTIDREYKTALRELVTYMMEDPRSISRVLSVIWALRSLERIGDHARNISELVIYLVRGTDVRHMGLKRMKAEVQGEAFDEGEIANVPAEPDDK; this comes from the coding sequence ATGATCAACAAAGAAAGCCTTACCCACCACATCTCCCAGCAGTTCAACGCCGAGCTCGAGGAGGTGCGCAGCCACCTGCTGGCCATGGGCGGCCTGGTCGAGAAACAGGTGAACGACGCCGTCACCGCGCTGATCGAGGCCGACTCGGGCCTGGCCCAGCAGGTGCGCGAGGTCGATGAACAGATCAACCAGATGGAGCGCAACATCGACGAGGAATGCGTGCGCATTCTCGCCCGTCGCCAGCCGGCGGCCTCCGACCTGCGCCTGATCATCAGCATCTCCAAGTCGGTGATCGACCTGGAGCGCATCGGCGACGAATCGACCAAGATCGCCCGCCGCGCCATCCAACTGTGCGAGGAAGGCGAGTCGCCGCGGGGCTACGTCGAGGTACGCCACATCGGCGACCAGGTGCGCAACATGGTCCGCGACGCGCTGGACGCCTTCGCCCGCTTCGACGCCGACCTGGCGCTGTCGGTGGCCCAGTACGACAAAACCATCGACCGCGAGTACAAGACCGCGCTACGCGAGCTGGTCACCTACATGATGGAAGATCCGCGTTCGATCTCCCGGGTGTTGAGTGTGATCTGGGCCCTGCGTTCGCTGGAGCGCATCGGCGACCACGCGCGCAACATCTCGGAGCTGGTGATCTACCTGGTGCGTGGTACCGACGTGCGCCACATGGGCCTGAAGCGCATGAAAGCCGAAGTGCAAGGCGAGGCTTTCGATGAGGGTGAAATCGCTAATGTTCCGGCTGAACCGGACGATAAATAG
- the pstB gene encoding phosphate ABC transporter ATP-binding protein PstB, with amino-acid sequence MQHESHAHGIDMSALGRDKQSLRLAEETVAIEVPGLSLFYGDKQALFDVSMNIPKQRVTAFIGPSGCGKSTLLRTFNRMNDLVDGCRVEGAINLYGNNIYRKGEDVAELRRRVGMVFQKPNPFPKTIYENVVYGLRIQGINKKRVLDEAVEWALKGAALWDEVKDRLHDSALGLSGGQQQRLVIARTIAVEPEVLLLDEPCSALDPISTLKVEELIYELKSKYTIVIVTHNMQQAARVSDYTAFMYMGKLVEFGDTDTLFTNPAKKQTEDYITGRYG; translated from the coding sequence CAGCATGAATCCCACGCCCACGGCATCGACATGTCGGCCCTGGGCCGCGACAAGCAGAGCCTGCGCCTGGCCGAAGAGACCGTGGCCATCGAAGTACCCGGGCTGTCCCTGTTCTACGGCGACAAGCAAGCGCTGTTCGACGTCAGCATGAATATCCCCAAGCAGCGCGTGACCGCCTTCATCGGCCCGTCCGGCTGCGGCAAGTCCACCCTGCTGCGTACCTTCAACCGCATGAACGACCTGGTCGACGGCTGCCGCGTGGAAGGCGCCATCAACCTGTATGGCAACAACATCTACCGCAAGGGCGAGGACGTGGCCGAGCTGCGCCGCCGTGTGGGCATGGTGTTCCAGAAGCCCAACCCGTTCCCCAAGACCATCTACGAGAACGTGGTCTACGGCCTGCGCATCCAGGGCATCAACAAGAAGCGCGTGCTCGATGAAGCGGTGGAGTGGGCACTGAAGGGCGCAGCCCTGTGGGACGAGGTCAAGGACCGCCTGCACGACTCGGCACTGGGCCTGTCCGGTGGCCAGCAGCAGCGTCTGGTAATCGCCCGCACCATCGCCGTGGAGCCGGAAGTGCTGCTGCTCGACGAGCCATGCTCGGCGCTGGACCCGATCTCGACGCTGAAGGTCGAGGAACTGATCTACGAACTGAAATCCAAGTACACCATCGTCATCGTGACCCACAACATGCAGCAGGCGGCCCGCGTGTCGGACTACACCGCGTTCATGTACATGGGCAAACTGGTCGAATTCGGTGACACCGACACCCTGTTCACCAACCCGGCGAAGAAGCAGACCGAAGACTACATCACCGGTCGCTACGGCTAG